The sequence AATTCAATCTTAATTTTTGCATTTGATCTATATCAGAAAATAAACCAACAGGCGCATTATTTCTTTCAATCGCTTTCTTTTTTAAATTTGTTATTTATGGATAAAGCAAGGAAAATAGTGAATATGATTGCGGAGAATTTGCACCCGCTGGATCAAAAAGAACAGGATTTGCTGTGCTCTATCCTAGTGGAGAAGTCGTTAAAAAAAGGTGAACTGCTTTTAAGAGACGGTGATATTGCGCGCGATATTTACTGGGTTGAAAAAGGTATGCTTCGGCAGTTTTATTACAAAGATGGCCGCGATGTTACCGAACATTTTGCCTGCGAAGACCAGGGTGCCCTTTGTATTAACAGCCTGTTTTTACAAGAACCATCATCGATACTGATGGAAGCGCTGGAAGACAGTACCGTTTTGTTGATGCCTTACAATAAGTTTATCAAACTGGCCCAGAAGCATCCGCAGCTTGCAACACTATTGCGTAAGATTCTGGAAGGTTCGTTGATTATGTCGCAACAAAAAGCCGACTCGTGGCGCTACGAAACTGTGCACGAGCGCT comes from uncultured Draconibacterium sp. and encodes:
- a CDS encoding Crp/Fnr family transcriptional regulator translates to MDKARKIVNMIAENLHPLDQKEQDLLCSILVEKSLKKGELLLRDGDIARDIYWVEKGMLRQFYYKDGRDVTEHFACEDQGALCINSLFLQEPSSILMEALEDSTVLLMPYNKFIKLAQKHPQLATLLRKILEGSLIMSQQKADSWRYETVHERYERFQREYPDAAKRASVNHIASYLLMTPESLSRVRAGKL